From a region of the Candidatus Saccharibacteria bacterium genome:
- a CDS encoding DUF11 domain-containing protein has protein sequence MIKKSKIKTLISMFSIVLIVSLIGIVLKPNPANALNFATNCYDMTTGGQITFNRISSDMFYIDEDTSPLLQNGYVAYSVTTDSSTSYNDVWIRYNNTDNPNLDIASTEDGYYHIGPMSAGETKFVYLYMQAVPTSYTYITLDLIDGYPYVGALANTRCSAVDNIFDGAADTIQANANKVTSVSVTPPTLGGDFSIVVKGQTGIIGASDTLSFTPAALASWLPDEFTLKDVQIVMTGANNITIDDALTYQAANPGHTYYTATYTFSTSGTTSSNTPIGPIAYIASGQQTKHTAIDDDYFPIIPPVPPASNKILLTKSAYPSSSNSGGTVTYTLTLANTSSTEVIVDSIKDILPTSPATPSYISGSSIWDNTNTADPLVNGSDRIWSGPFAIPAGQSKSLSFDVSFPNIPGTYTNRAVAYVGTTQIDQTLDTSDNSPSVAIYGVTNPGVPNLSSSTKKVTDINGGDLKPGDTLNYQIEIKNTGSINASLIKVVDDISNFTENITNVTLINCGIPINLSTSSQINLTNISVATNMSCIIGFDVNVKTTANNDDTIINTATISPAIEGGTGGEASSEPMVVKLYPSLTVTKTSNAIDGIVLPGQTVEYTVSIVNAGEITATGVDLTDTPGGAIQTNTYPDPADPAITLPYTATISNLTNCGPDYAVSPRSNLVQVANLTIETNSPCQITYSITVDPNATGGQVITNSVDIGQANEEGNDPTPVGADKLLVDIQGPNLATSTKSVEDLNAGLISPGDNLRYTITLINTGEATANGVRITDTIPEATENISNLSYENCGNPIDSSSSDYLDLSDIQVVLGLNCIISFEVSIKGNASNGESIGNSALISVPNQPDQTISTPDLPELKVTLATNINKPVSTPISKLVPTGKSLILAIIYGLFITGAVILLRKKLGANTQS, from the coding sequence ATGATTAAAAAATCAAAAATCAAAACCCTTATAAGTATGTTTTCTATTGTGTTAATTGTCAGCTTAATAGGAATTGTCCTCAAGCCCAATCCAGCTAATGCCCTTAACTTTGCTACCAATTGCTATGATATGACTACTGGTGGTCAGATTACTTTCAATAGAATTTCCTCAGATATGTTCTACATCGATGAAGACACAAGTCCTTTACTCCAAAATGGCTATGTGGCTTATAGTGTCACAACAGATAGTTCAACATCTTATAATGATGTTTGGATTCGTTATAACAATACTGATAATCCAAATCTAGATATCGCTAGTACCGAAGATGGTTATTACCACATAGGTCCGATGTCTGCTGGTGAGACAAAATTCGTTTACCTCTATATGCAAGCTGTTCCGACTAGCTACACTTACATTACCCTAGACCTAATAGATGGCTACCCTTATGTCGGTGCCCTTGCCAATACGCGTTGTAGCGCTGTTGACAATATCTTTGACGGAGCAGCCGATACTATCCAGGCCAACGCCAATAAGGTTACTTCCGTCAGTGTCACTCCACCTACTCTAGGTGGAGATTTCTCAATCGTTGTCAAAGGGCAAACAGGAATCATCGGGGCAAGCGACACCTTATCATTCACTCCTGCTGCTCTTGCTTCTTGGCTACCAGATGAGTTCACCCTCAAGGATGTTCAAATCGTGATGACTGGTGCCAATAATATCACTATAGATGATGCCTTGACTTACCAAGCTGCCAACCCTGGTCATACCTATTATACTGCTACCTATACATTCTCCACTAGTGGTACCACTAGTAGTAATACGCCAATCGGACCGATTGCCTATATAGCTAGTGGACAACAGACAAAACATACTGCAATAGATGATGACTACTTCCCAATTATCCCTCCGGTACCTCCTGCAAGCAATAAAATATTACTGACCAAATCAGCCTACCCCAGTAGCTCCAATTCTGGTGGTACTGTCACCTACACACTGACCTTAGCCAATACTAGCTCTACTGAGGTGATTGTAGACTCAATCAAAGATATACTTCCCACCTCTCCAGCTACACCAAGCTATATCAGTGGCTCAAGTATCTGGGATAATACCAATACTGCTGACCCTTTGGTCAATGGTTCTGATCGAATCTGGAGTGGACCATTTGCCATACCTGCTGGTCAATCCAAGTCCCTAAGCTTTGATGTTAGCTTTCCAAATATTCCTGGCACCTATACCAACCGAGCTGTTGCCTATGTCGGGACTACTCAAATAGACCAGACCCTTGATACTTCAGACAATAGTCCATCTGTGGCAATCTACGGGGTTACTAACCCAGGAGTACCAAACCTCTCTTCAAGTACCAAAAAGGTGACCGACATCAATGGTGGTGACCTCAAGCCTGGAGACACCTTGAACTACCAAATTGAGATCAAGAATACTGGTTCTATCAATGCTTCACTCATCAAGGTCGTGGATGATATTAGTAACTTTACTGAAAATATCACAAATGTTACCTTGATCAACTGTGGAATACCGATCAATCTTTCAACCTCAAGCCAAATTAATCTAACCAATATCTCTGTTGCAACTAATATGAGCTGTATCATTGGCTTTGACGTCAATGTCAAAACTACTGCAAATAATGATGATACTATAATCAATACTGCTACCATTAGCCCCGCCATTGAAGGAGGTACTGGCGGAGAAGCTAGTTCAGAACCAATGGTAGTCAAACTTTATCCAAGTCTAACTGTAACAAAAACTAGTAATGCTATCGACGGTATTGTCTTGCCTGGTCAAACAGTAGAATACACCGTGAGTATTGTTAATGCTGGAGAAATTACTGCAACCGGTGTAGATCTAACAGATACTCCTGGAGGGGCTATCCAGACTAACACCTATCCCGATCCAGCTGATCCGGCCATTACCCTACCCTACACAGCTACTATTAGTAACCTGACAAACTGTGGACCCGATTATGCGGTTAGCCCGAGATCCAACCTTGTCCAAGTAGCAAACCTTACAATCGAAACTAATTCTCCATGCCAAATTACCTACAGTATTACCGTTGATCCAAATGCTACTGGAGGACAGGTCATCACTAATTCAGTAGATATTGGACAAGCAAACGAAGAAGGCAATGACCCTACACCCGTTGGAGCAGATAAGCTACTAGTAGATATTCAAGGACCCAATTTGGCTACTAGTACCAAAAGTGTCGAAGATCTCAATGCAGGACTAATCAGTCCCGGTGATAATTTGCGTTATACTATTACTTTGATCAATACTGGCGAAGCTACTGCTAACGGAGTTCGAATAACAGACACCATACCTGAAGCCACTGAAAATATTAGTAATTTAAGCTATGAAAATTGTGGTAATCCGATAGATAGCTCAAGCTCAGATTACCTTGATCTATCAGATATACAGGTTGTCCTGGGTCTTAATTGCATAATAAGCTTCGAAGTAAGTATCAAGGGTAATGCTAGCAATGGAGAAAGTATTGGTAATAGTGCCTTGATCTCAGTACCTAATCAACCCGACCAGACCATCTCTACACCTGATTTGCCAGAACTGAAGGTTACCTTAGCTACTAATATCAATAAGCCCGTATCAACCCCAATTAGTAAACTGGTTCCTACAGGTAAATCCCTAATACTTGCTATTATATATGGCCTTTTTATTACTGGAGCTGTAATATTGCTAAGAAAGAAGCTTGGGGCTAATACTCAGTCTTAG
- a CDS encoding DEAD/DEAH box helicase family protein, translated as MQAKKIIGVVGQTGSGKTALSYQIADYLISRGQEPIIILADSRTLYKDLNIASAKPDQTWLNQYQHRMVDILDVNQGYTVYQYQQAVKDILGQLGQKQIPVLVGGSGLYFDSVIYDYQFSDQEGDQDRKELKYQVEIFGLCYPKPELKSRIIKRLDQMLEAGLLKEIEGVIRKHGADCIALRSIVANRIRDYLLGLNNITETRRLIVADNLSLAKRQMTWFKRTPEIDWNLDDQQISERLGDLINV; from the coding sequence ATGCAGGCAAAAAAGATCATTGGTGTCGTGGGACAAACTGGATCAGGTAAAACAGCTCTTAGTTACCAGATAGCAGATTATTTGATTAGTAGGGGGCAAGAACCAATCATTATTCTGGCAGATTCTCGGACATTGTATAAAGACCTGAATATTGCCAGTGCCAAGCCAGATCAGACTTGGCTGAATCAGTACCAACACCGAATGGTTGATATCTTGGATGTTAATCAAGGTTATACAGTCTATCAATATCAGCAAGCCGTTAAGGATATCTTAGGTCAACTTGGTCAAAAACAAATACCAGTATTAGTTGGGGGTAGTGGGCTATATTTTGACTCGGTAATTTATGATTATCAATTTTCTGATCAAGAAGGCGATCAAGATAGAAAAGAATTAAAATATCAAGTAGAGATTTTTGGATTATGCTATCCAAAGCCCGAGTTAAAGTCAAGAATTATCAAGCGACTAGATCAGATGCTAGAAGCTGGATTGCTTAAGGAGATAGAAGGTGTGATTAGAAAACACGGTGCAGATTGTATAGCATTAAGATCAATTGTTGCCAACAGGATTAGGGATTATTTGCTAGGATTGAATAATATTACTGAAACAAGGAGGTTGATTGTAGCTGATAATTTAAGTCTTGCTAAGCGCCAAATGACCTGGTTTAAGCGGACTCCAGAGATTGATTGGAATCTTGATGACCAACAAATATCTGAGCGTCTTGGAGATCTTATCAATGTATAG
- a CDS encoding DUF1727 domain-containing protein: MYRLKIIIIVWTVKLVAKLSRLFGYQASTLPGLIGYKLDHQLLADILVGYQGQIILVSGTNGKTTTTKLIADFLISQGKSIITNDTGSNLERGILTSLILGSDWQANLKQDYLVIEIDEAELARIVITLDPDYLVLINLSRDQLDRYGEIDILAGKIGDAIRGLKSQLIINADDPLFFNLNTESDRINYGFGFPDKEIVSETYLSDMPYEQSSGERIKYHNRYLGHLGEYYTDSQRLIRPKLDYNLNNVDLDLGEFAINDRAFKTNLIGIYNYYNILASYSLINILGFDQQSYRDFLPNFQPAQGRSQKLKLEGRKLTIALAKNPVGMNQVIYYLINSGIYQKVVILVNDRVADGQDISWLYDCGFERIKPDINLYAGGVRFEDLALRLTVSGLRPSLLPTLSKQSILEGTDTDDQILLVPNYTAMQDLFGVLQ; this comes from the coding sequence ATGTATAGACTCAAGATAATTATTATTGTCTGGACCGTTAAGCTAGTAGCTAAGCTCTCTCGCCTATTTGGATATCAAGCTAGTACATTACCTGGATTAATTGGTTATAAGCTAGATCATCAATTATTAGCTGACATTTTAGTTGGTTATCAAGGTCAGATTATCTTGGTATCTGGTACTAATGGTAAGACTACCACTACCAAGCTAATTGCTGACTTCTTGATCTCGCAAGGCAAGAGTATCATCACCAATGACACTGGCTCCAACCTGGAGAGAGGAATATTAACCAGTTTAATCTTAGGATCAGATTGGCAAGCAAACCTTAAGCAAGATTATTTAGTGATTGAGATCGATGAAGCGGAGTTAGCTAGGATAGTTATCACATTAGACCCAGATTATTTAGTATTAATCAATTTGAGTCGGGATCAACTGGATCGTTATGGAGAGATCGATATATTGGCAGGCAAGATTGGAGATGCTATTCGGGGTCTAAAATCTCAATTAATTATCAATGCCGATGATCCCTTATTCTTTAATTTGAATACAGAGTCGGATAGGATTAATTATGGCTTTGGTTTTCCGGATAAAGAGATTGTTTCAGAAACTTATTTATCTGATATGCCTTATGAGCAGTCTAGCGGAGAAAGGATCAAATATCACAATCGCTATTTGGGTCACCTGGGAGAATATTATACCGATAGTCAGAGACTAATTCGGCCAAAACTGGATTATAACCTCAATAATGTTGATCTTGACTTGGGTGAGTTTGCTATTAATGACCGGGCTTTTAAGACTAATTTAATAGGAATATATAATTACTATAATATTTTAGCTAGCTATAGCTTGATCAATATTTTGGGTTTTGATCAGCAATCATATCGAGATTTTTTGCCAAACTTTCAGCCAGCACAGGGTAGAAGTCAGAAGCTGAAGCTTGAGGGTAGAAAACTAACAATTGCTCTAGCCAAAAACCCAGTCGGGATGAATCAAGTGATTTATTATCTGATTAATTCTGGGATATATCAAAAGGTAGTGATTCTAGTTAATGACAGAGTAGCTGATGGGCAAGACATATCTTGGCTTTATGATTGTGGCTTTGAAAGGATCAAGCCGGATATTAATCTCTACGCTGGAGGCGTTAGATTTGAAGATCTAGCATTGAGGCTAACAGTATCTGGGTTAAGGCCTAGTTTATTACCAACACTTAGTAAACAATCAATCTTGGAAGGTACGGATACTGATGATCAGATTCTTCTAGTCCCAAATTATACGGCTATGCAAGATTTATTTGGGGTTTTGCAATGA
- a CDS encoding glutamine amidotransferase has protein sequence MKIRLLYLYPEVMNTYGDRGNVMFLEARAQDYGIDLTTDYYTLGDHLDISSYQLLFFGGGQDKGQDLIANDLLSNQDQFGQAFRNNIAGLLICGGYQMFGKSIELANGEKLNGLEILPVRTLVGSKRKIGNLLVRSQEFGQLIGFENHSGNTILEDPKQALGETIMGYGNNDSATSEGIIYSNLIGTYMHGPFLPKNIQVADWLLGRALDRDLQTNTSSALYQASIKAREASLLS, from the coding sequence ATGAAGATTAGATTGCTTTATCTTTATCCCGAAGTCATGAATACCTACGGTGATAGGGGAAATGTTATGTTTTTGGAAGCTAGAGCGCAGGATTATGGTATTGATCTCACTACTGATTATTATACGCTGGGTGATCATCTGGATATTAGTTCCTACCAACTACTATTCTTTGGTGGGGGTCAAGACAAAGGACAGGATCTTATAGCAAATGATCTGCTGAGTAACCAGGATCAGTTTGGGCAAGCTTTCAGAAATAATATTGCTGGTCTCTTGATTTGCGGAGGATATCAAATGTTTGGCAAGAGTATCGAGCTCGCCAATGGTGAAAAACTTAATGGACTTGAAATCTTGCCAGTTAGGACACTAGTCGGTAGTAAGCGCAAAATTGGTAATTTATTAGTGAGGTCACAAGAGTTTGGGCAGTTGATTGGATTTGAAAATCATAGTGGAAACACAATCTTAGAAGATCCTAAGCAAGCCTTGGGCGAGACTATTATGGGTTATGGTAATAATGATTCAGCAACAAGTGAAGGTATAATCTATAGTAATTTAATAGGCACCTACATGCATGGACCATTTTTACCCAAGAATATCCAGGTTGCAGATTGGTTACTTGGCAGGGCTCTTGATAGAGATTTGCAGACCAATACCAGCTCAGCTCTTTATCAGGCTTCAATCAAGGCTCGAGAAGCGAGTCTATTGAGCTAA
- a CDS encoding transcriptional regulator, with protein MLDQLFGSKTRVKLLTLFYNNVDRPYYVREITRKIDEQINSVRRELQNLLSIGILKSVSRSNRLYYEVDPGFKFFKQFEQIFQNLDQADATDDNLNKEEEKITRLIRKTGNVKLLFLSGSFVRGSRQMIDIFVVGDLNKTQLTNAVEVLEQDMNRELNYTAMRIEDFDYRRNLNDRFLTDILDSKKIVLIDELGLYHKSVGIKGQSEEDFSERDQG; from the coding sequence ATGCTAGATCAATTATTTGGCTCCAAAACAAGAGTAAAACTCCTAACCCTATTTTATAATAATGTCGATCGTCCATATTATGTCAGAGAGATCACAAGAAAGATTGATGAGCAAATCAATTCAGTTAGGCGTGAATTGCAAAACCTTCTATCAATCGGTATTCTCAAGTCAGTCTCTCGCTCGAATCGTTTGTATTACGAAGTAGATCCAGGATTCAAGTTCTTTAAACAATTTGAGCAAATTTTTCAAAATTTGGATCAGGCAGACGCTACTGATGATAATCTCAATAAGGAAGAAGAGAAAATTACTCGTTTGATTCGTAAGACTGGTAATGTTAAGTTGCTATTTCTAAGTGGGTCTTTCGTCAGAGGATCCAGACAGATGATTGATATTTTTGTGGTCGGAGATCTCAACAAAACTCAATTGACTAATGCAGTAGAAGTACTAGAGCAAGATATGAACCGTGAATTAAATTATACAGCTATGAGGATAGAAGATTTTGATTATCGTCGTAACCTTAATGATCGATTTTTGACAGATATTCTGGATTCTAAGAAGATTGTGTTGATTGATGAGCTTGGCTTGTACCATAAATCAGTTGGGATTAAGGGACAATCAGAGGAAGATTTTAGTGAAAGAGATCAAGGTTAG
- a CDS encoding AI-2E family transporter has translation MKEIKVSFSIPSIIQVIGVLVGIVVIWNLKSVLIPLLVSVIVAVALNPIVQMMTKRKIPRPLAVLIVFAILVALLITLIGLVIPIIASQIGEIVNQGPTIATQFKDLLTNIGLPNNIIQEINIERIGHYASQLEGQISGSVGTLVNGLAQFITIIVFIVYLLLGSSTIGASYDRVVKDWPIRDRLIKVGDKISQKLNYWLRGQIVLSFVIFGFSYLGLRFIGVESAFTLAVIAGMTEAIPIIGPIIAGVIASLVALVTSPVQAILVALYYIILQQLENNLIVPFVMRKALGLPPLTVLFALLVGAKLLGFVGVIFAVPLASIITITVEEFLNNGEETKQN, from the coding sequence GTGAAAGAGATCAAGGTTAGTTTTTCTATCCCCTCAATTATTCAGGTGATTGGGGTTCTAGTCGGGATTGTGGTAATCTGGAATCTCAAGTCGGTCTTAATCCCTCTGCTTGTCAGTGTGATAGTAGCAGTAGCTCTTAACCCAATCGTTCAGATGATGACCAAACGCAAAATCCCAAGACCTTTAGCCGTTTTGATCGTTTTTGCCATATTAGTAGCCCTATTAATCACCTTGATTGGTTTGGTAATCCCCATTATTGCAAGTCAAATTGGTGAGATTGTCAATCAGGGTCCAACTATTGCGACTCAATTCAAAGATTTATTAACAAACATAGGGTTACCCAATAATATAATTCAAGAGATTAATATTGAGAGAATCGGGCACTATGCCAGCCAGCTAGAAGGCCAGATTAGTGGGTCGGTTGGAACGCTGGTCAATGGATTGGCTCAGTTTATTACCATCATTGTTTTTATAGTATATTTATTACTAGGCAGTAGCACTATTGGTGCTAGTTATGATCGAGTAGTAAAAGACTGGCCAATTCGTGATCGATTAATCAAGGTTGGTGATAAGATTAGCCAAAAGCTTAATTATTGGCTAAGAGGTCAGATTGTCTTGTCATTTGTGATTTTTGGCTTTAGTTATCTGGGATTGAGGTTTATTGGGGTAGAAAGTGCCTTTACCTTGGCGGTGATTGCTGGCATGACTGAAGCTATTCCAATCATAGGGCCTATAATCGCAGGTGTAATCGCTAGCTTGGTAGCACTGGTGACCTCACCAGTTCAGGCAATTCTGGTAGCACTGTATTATATTATTCTGCAACAACTAGAGAATAACCTGATAGTCCCCTTTGTGATGAGGAAAGCTTTGGGCTTACCACCTTTGACCGTGCTATTTGCCTTGCTAGTTGGGGCAAAGCTTCTGGGGTTTGTTGGGGTAATATTTGCGGTACCACTAGCGTCAATTATTACAATTACTGTGGAGGAATTTTTAAACAATGGCGAAGAAACAAAGCAAAACTAA